A stretch of the Mycolicibacterium celeriflavum genome encodes the following:
- a CDS encoding HpcH/HpaI aldolase/citrate lyase family protein: protein MSQPTGLATGPAWLFCPADRPERFEKAAAAADVVILDLEDGVAAKDRENARAALIDNPLDPARTVVRVNPSATADHQLDLEALSKTSYTTVMLAKTEDPQQVRDLAPLDVVVLIETPLGALAVTDLARMDNAVALMWGAEDLFAVTGGTANRYPDGSYREVARHVRSQTLLAAKAYGRLALDSVFLDIKDLDGLRVEVDDAVAVGFDVKVAIHPSQVAVIREGYAPTSEQVEWARHVLAAARDAKGVFQFEGIMVDAPVLRRAERIVALAPHPGD, encoded by the coding sequence ATGTCCCAGCCGACGGGACTGGCGACGGGACCGGCCTGGTTGTTCTGCCCTGCCGACCGCCCCGAACGATTCGAAAAGGCCGCCGCTGCCGCCGATGTCGTGATCCTCGACCTCGAGGACGGGGTCGCGGCCAAGGACCGGGAAAATGCCCGCGCCGCGCTCATCGACAATCCGCTGGACCCGGCCCGCACGGTGGTGCGGGTCAATCCGAGCGCCACCGCCGATCACCAACTGGACCTCGAGGCGCTGTCGAAAACCTCCTACACCACGGTCATGCTCGCCAAGACCGAGGACCCGCAACAGGTTCGCGACCTCGCACCGCTGGACGTCGTGGTGCTGATCGAGACGCCACTGGGTGCGCTCGCGGTGACCGATCTGGCGCGCATGGACAACGCGGTCGCGCTGATGTGGGGCGCCGAGGACCTGTTCGCGGTCACCGGTGGCACGGCCAACCGCTATCCCGACGGCAGTTACCGCGAGGTCGCCCGGCATGTGCGGTCGCAGACGCTGCTGGCGGCCAAGGCGTACGGGCGGTTGGCGCTCGACTCGGTGTTCCTCGACATCAAGGATCTCGACGGGCTGCGCGTCGAGGTCGACGACGCGGTGGCGGTGGGTTTCGACGTCAAGGTCGCGATCCATCCCTCCCAGGTCGCGGTGATCCGTGAGGGCTATGCGCCCACCTCCGAACAGGTCGAATGGGCGCGACACGTGCTGGCCGCCGCCCGCGATGCCAAGGGTGTCTTCCAATTCGAAGGCATAATGGTGGATGCCCCAGTACTGCGGCGGGCAGAGCGCATCGTCGCGTTAGCGCCACACCCCGGCGACTAG